In one window of Cytophagaceae bacterium ABcell3 DNA:
- a CDS encoding alpha-amylase family protein: protein MKNWYKNAIIYRLDVESFYDANGDGIGDFQGLKQKLHYLAGLGIDCIWILPFYPTPNRDNGYDVKDYFNIDPRLGNLGDFVDFVHQAKAFGIKVIIDLVVNHTSIEHPWFQESRKSPDSPYRDYYIWVKEPKSEKKERVVFNGIEHSVWEYDEMADAYYLHHFFKEQPDLNIDNPTVQAEILKIMGFWLELGISGFRIDAAHILTETIEQVHEDKDNLHHILNIFRDFQKGRNAEAVLIGEANVEYDKLKEYFGQKDRLHLLFNFMVNKNMFLSLARKDASPLYKTYKEICNIEPAEWVNFIRHHDELNLEYLTEEERNEVFETFAPQEEMRIFGHGIRRRFPPMVNGDRKRIEMFYSLLFSLQGIPMISYGEELGMGDNLALSGRTSVRTPMQWSNAKNGGFSKAETNKLVCPLVTEGAFSYHKINVLQQMSEPDSLMHWMENLIRVRKKCPEIGNGNWKTLTTNNAQVFACEAEWQDQKLLCLHNFGEAKAEVKIKTPYLKNAQLVNIFGDRVYKTEDSQEVFSIEGYGYRWIKVFQKA from the coding sequence ATGAAGAACTGGTATAAAAATGCTATTATATACAGGTTAGATGTTGAATCCTTTTATGATGCAAATGGAGATGGAATAGGCGATTTTCAAGGACTCAAGCAAAAACTTCATTATTTGGCAGGTCTAGGCATTGACTGTATTTGGATCCTGCCATTTTACCCTACGCCAAACAGAGACAATGGCTATGATGTTAAAGATTATTTTAACATTGATCCAAGGCTAGGAAACCTAGGCGACTTTGTAGATTTTGTCCATCAAGCAAAAGCATTTGGAATCAAAGTGATTATTGACCTGGTAGTAAACCACACATCGATAGAGCATCCCTGGTTCCAAGAAAGCCGAAAAAGCCCCGATTCTCCATATCGGGATTATTATATTTGGGTCAAAGAACCTAAAAGTGAAAAGAAGGAGCGGGTTGTCTTCAACGGGATAGAACATAGCGTTTGGGAATACGACGAAATGGCTGACGCCTATTACCTCCACCACTTTTTCAAGGAACAACCAGACCTAAACATTGACAACCCTACAGTACAAGCAGAAATCCTTAAAATTATGGGCTTTTGGCTTGAGCTAGGTATTTCAGGGTTTAGAATAGATGCAGCACATATTCTGACAGAAACAATAGAGCAAGTCCATGAGGATAAAGATAACCTGCACCACATTCTAAATATTTTTAGAGATTTTCAGAAAGGGAGAAATGCAGAAGCTGTTCTTATAGGAGAGGCTAATGTTGAATATGATAAGCTTAAGGAATACTTTGGCCAGAAAGACAGGCTCCATTTGCTTTTCAATTTTATGGTAAATAAAAATATGTTCTTGTCCCTGGCCAGAAAAGATGCGTCTCCCCTGTATAAAACATATAAAGAAATCTGTAATATTGAACCAGCCGAATGGGTAAACTTTATTCGTCACCACGATGAGCTAAACTTAGAATACCTAACCGAAGAAGAACGGAATGAGGTTTTTGAAACCTTTGCTCCACAAGAGGAAATGCGGATATTTGGTCATGGTATACGCAGAAGGTTTCCTCCAATGGTTAACGGTGACCGCAAAAGAATAGAAATGTTCTATAGTTTGCTGTTTAGTTTGCAGGGCATACCGATGATAAGCTATGGCGAAGAGTTGGGCATGGGAGATAACCTAGCCCTTTCAGGCCGAACAAGTGTACGAACGCCTATGCAATGGTCCAATGCAAAAAATGGAGGCTTTTCAAAGGCAGAAACCAATAAACTTGTATGCCCTTTAGTCACCGAAGGTGCTTTTAGCTACCATAAAATCAATGTACTCCAACAAATGAGCGAACCCGATTCCCTGATGCATTGGATGGAGAACCTAATCAGGGTAAGAAAAAAATGTCCTGAAATAGGCAATGGAAACTGGAAGACCTTAACAACCAATAACGCACAAGTGTTTGCCTGTGAAGCAGAATGGCAGGATCAAAAATTGCTTTGCCTACATAATTTTGGTGAGGCAAAAGCTGAGGTAAAAATAAAAACACCATACCTAAAAAACGCTCAACTTGTAAATATTTTTGGAGACCGGGTTTACAAAACAGAAGACAGCCAAGAAGTATTCTCAATTGAAGGATATGGGTACAGGTGGATAAAAGTGTTTCAGAAGGCCTAA
- a CDS encoding sensory rhodopsin transducer, which yields MKQTIGKTHWAIAEGYIPGDSTGPEPQMESHETACILNASEKDAQVQVFIYFEDREPAGPYKINVPAQRTRHIRFNELETPEPVPRDTDYASVILSDVPIVVQHTRLDSRQSENALLTTMAYAQ from the coding sequence ATGAAACAGACAATAGGAAAAACACATTGGGCAATAGCGGAAGGCTATATTCCTGGTGACAGCACTGGCCCAGAACCCCAAATGGAAAGTCATGAAACTGCATGTATTTTAAATGCAAGTGAGAAGGATGCCCAAGTACAGGTATTCATTTATTTTGAAGACCGAGAACCTGCCGGCCCTTACAAAATCAACGTTCCTGCCCAAAGGACAAGACACATCAGGTTTAATGAACTAGAGACCCCAGAACCTGTTCCAAGAGACACAGACTATGCGAGTGTAATCTTGTCAGATGTTCCAATAGTGGTACAGCACACTAGATTAGACTCCAGACAATCAGAAAATGCTTTGTTGACCACCATGGCCTACGCACAATAA
- a CDS encoding NUDIX domain-containing protein, with product MKSYNSKVTEEGIIPSLSIDCVIFGFENAELKVLLIRRAQEPEFGKWALPGGFVLEDEDLDQSARRILEELTGVSNLYMEQVHTFGELKRFPLRRVITIAYYALVKPEAYQLKPGPLATEVKWCNINTLPELPFDHKDIFDTSLQKLRRKVRYEPIGFELLPEKFTLTEIQQLYEATLLKKLDKRNFRKKLLKMNLLLPLDEIQQNVAHRAARLYSFDPAIYHSLKEKGFHFEI from the coding sequence ATGAAAAGTTATAATAGCAAAGTGACTGAAGAAGGAATAATACCATCGCTCTCCATCGATTGTGTAATCTTTGGTTTTGAGAATGCAGAGTTAAAAGTATTACTAATTAGGAGAGCCCAAGAACCTGAATTTGGCAAATGGGCACTTCCTGGCGGGTTTGTATTAGAGGATGAAGACTTAGACCAGTCGGCCAGGAGAATCTTGGAGGAACTTACTGGCGTATCCAATCTTTATATGGAACAGGTACATACCTTTGGAGAGCTAAAGCGTTTCCCACTGCGCCGGGTTATTACCATTGCCTATTATGCATTAGTTAAACCTGAAGCTTATCAACTAAAACCTGGCCCTTTGGCCACAGAAGTAAAGTGGTGCAATATCAACACACTACCTGAACTACCTTTTGACCATAAAGATATTTTTGACACTTCACTGCAAAAACTCAGAAGAAAAGTCCGGTACGAGCCTATAGGCTTTGAGCTATTACCTGAAAAATTTACCTTAACGGAAATTCAACAGCTATACGAAGCCACACTTTTAAAAAAGTTGGACAAAAGGAATTTCAGAAAAAAGCTCCTAAAAATGAACTTGCTCCTGCCTCTAGATGAAATACAACAGAATGTTGCACATAGAGCGGCAAGATTGTATAGCTTTGACCCTGCCATTTACCATTCACTGAAAGAAAAAGGCTTCCATTTCGAAATTTAG